The Pigmentiphaga aceris DNA segment CGGCCATGCTGGTCTCCCGGCATTCGCCGATTGTCGCGGCCGGCATGGATTCGCCGCTGGTGTCTGCACGTCCTTCCCCATCTTCGCCCGAACGCGTTGGCACCGAGCCTCGCTAGGTCTGCGCCGGAGTCATCATCATGCATCTCATCCCCAAACTCGCGCGTTCCCAGGTACCAGACGCCCAGGTGCGTTGCCGCCAGCTGCTGCTTGGCCTGGTGCTGAGCGGCACGGCCTGGCTTGCGCACGCCCAGCCCGCACCGCAGCCATCCACCGCGATGACCGCCGCGCCGAATGTAGGTGCGGTTCCCTCGGCACCGGGCCGCGCACCCGTGGTGGGTGCTACGGCGCGTCACTTGCTGGAAGCGCAGTCCAGCGGACGCATTGCCGCACCTGGCAAGCCCATGTCGGGGGCCACCGCATCTGCCAGCTGGAAGCGATACGTAGATACCTTCTCTCACCCCGTGCCCGAGTTCTTCGAGTCGCGGGTAGGCAAAAAAACGTCTGAGTGAGTCGATCATGCGGCCCCGCCTGTCACGTGCACACATAGGTCCGGCCCGCCAGCGCGGCGCGATTGTCATTGCGGCATCGATGGCTATCCTGGTCTGCATTGCGCTGCTGGCATCGGCCGACATCGGTTATCTGTTCTATATCAAGCGTGAGTTTCAGAAGAGTGCCGATCTGGCTGCGTTGGCGGGCTCGCAGAAACTGCCCAACCCGTGCGCGTCTGGTGGCGCTGCGTCACCGACCTCGGCAGCCACCGCCAACGCGACTTCCAACCTGAGCACGCATAATTTCTCGACGCCACCTGTGGTGACGGTCAACTGCGGCATCTGGTCCAGCCTGACGCCATCTTCCCCGGCGGGCAGTGAAGGCGGCCGATATTTCGTGATCGGCGGCACGCCCACCACCATCAACGCCGTGCAGGTCGTCATCACCGGCAGTGCACCGGCCATGATGCCCTTCATCGCCACCCGCACCGTGCGCGCGAGCGCCGTGGCCATTCGTGACCAGCCCAGCGCGGTGATCTCCACCGGATCACAGCTTGCGTCGCTGCGGCTGGGTGGCTTGAATGCCGCCGTATTGGGACCCGATGGCGCGGCACGCATCACGCTGGATGGCCTGTTGGGCCGCCTGGGCATTCCGGTCGCAGCGGACATCGGCGTGGGCGAACTGAACGCCTTGCTGGCGGCCAACAAGATCAGCGTGGGAACACTGATCGCTGCATCGGCCAGCGCGTTGCCAGCCAGCGGCGCAGCATTGTCCACCCAGCTTGGCGTGTTGCGGCAAGCGGTGGAAGCCAATGCAACGCTCAGCGCGGCCAAGGTGCAGTTGGGCGGGGCCAATTCGCCAGTCAGTCTGTTCACCGGTGTCGGATCGAGTGCGACACAGGACTCTGCTTCTTTGGCACGCGCGGCACTGCATACTGAATTGAAAGTGACCGATCTGGTGTCGGCTGCAATCGGCATTGCGTCATCCACCAATGCCGTAGCCGTGCCCGGCCTCAACCTGGCTGGCATCAACGTTACCGCAGGCATCGTGTCACCGCCGTCTGTTGCCGCAGGCCCGGTGGGGACAACGGCCAGACAGGCGCAGGTTCGTCTGTTTGTCGATATCGACTCCAGCACCATTCCCGTGGTGGGGCCAGTGGCGCTGGCACTCGAAACGCGGGTGCATCTGCCCTTGTTCATCGACGTCGCACGCGGCACCGCGCGCATCAACGCAATCTCTTGCTCCAGCGCACCGCGTACCGTGGATGTGCTGGTGAATCAGTCCATACTTGGCGCTTGCGTCGGCAAGGTCGCAGATGCCACCCGTTTTTCGGCGCAAGGACTATGCGATGCCGCAACACCGACCGATCTGCAGCCCGAAGTGTTGCTCAAGCTGCTGGGGTCGAATCTGCTGACCACCAGCATTCGCACTGATGCGCTGACATCAACCGAACTCTTGCCCGGCATGGTGGCTGGCGAAACCCGCAGCAGCTCGAACAGCCTTCCGATTGGATCGACCATCTCCAATCTGATCGGCACGCTTACGGCCACCCTTGGTCGGCTGACCACCACCACACCGCCCCCAAGCAGTACCGCGAACCAGGTCGCTGTTGACAGCGCAAATCTCTATCTGGCCGCGACGCCCAAAGACGCCTTTGGGCGCTATCAGATCGATTCCTTGATTGGCCTGCTGCAAAACGGCAAAAGCGACGGGTCGCTGGCTGCACTTGGTACCTGGGACATGCCGGTGCCATATGCGTGCGGCCCGCTCAATCTGCTGACTTGCTACAGCACCGGGTCGGTGTGGGCCTCGTTCAAGGCCACGGTGACAGGTGCGAGTACCGGTGTGCTCGGTGGTGTGCTGGGGACAGCCCTTGGCGGACTGGTCGTGAACAACTGTTATGGCCTGATCTCGTCGCTGCTGAACTACAACAACTGCATTGCCTCGAATCTGGTGTCGTACCTGCAGACCAAACCTGGGGGCGTTCTGCAACCACCGTCTTCAGGGGCGTGCAATACCTTGTTATGCACCGCGCTCAAACCGGTTACCGATGGGCTGACGTCGGTGTTGAACACCGTCGGCTCCACGCTGGCCAGCACCTTGTCCAGCACCCTTGGCCTGTCGCTTGGCCAGACCAGCGTCACCGTTCAGGCCATTTCTTGCGGCAATGTCCGCATTGTTTATTAGGCTCGACCGCATGGCTACGAAACCCGCTAGAAAACCGCAAGCTGCCACGGTCGATTTCGATGTCTATGTCTGGGAAGGAAAGTCTGACATCGTCGAACGTGTCAGCGCTTGTCTCGGTCATCTTGACATCGACGTGGTGCGTGCCGATGGCCTGGAAGCCACCACAGAAAAACGCGCGCAGAGTTCCACGGTTGCGATCATTTCCGTCAGTGCCATCGATCAACCCAACTTCACGGCACCGGATTGGCGCAGCCGTCACAGCATGCCGGTGATCTGGGTAACGGCCGAACCGCGTGGTGTCGACCCACGCGTCTATCCCCCTGACTACGAGAACATCCTGGCGCTGGATTTTTCCTGCGCAGAATTGCGCACGTTGCTGTTCCGGCTGGTGGGTGACATCCGCGCCGGCTTGGCTCCCACCAGCCGGGCTGAACCCCTGGTGGCAACCTCGGTGTCCATGCGTCAGTTGCTGACGGAAGTCGAGGCATTCGCTGACTGCGACGCCAGTGTGCTGGTGCATGGCGAGACCGGTGTCGGCAAGGAACGCATCGCGCAGATGCTTCACGAAGGGCATAGCCGCTACGGGGCCGGGCCTTTTGTGGCGGTCAACTGCGGGGCCATTCCAGATGGCTTGTTCGAGTCGCATTTTTTCGGTCATGCCAAAGGCGCGTTCACGGGCGCGCAGTTCACCCACAAGGGATACTTTGAGCAGGCAACCGGGGGCACCTTGTTCCTGGACGAAATCGGCGACCTGCCGCTTTATCAACAGGTGAAGCTTCTGCGTGTGCTGGAAAGCAGCGCCGTCACCCGGCTGGGGTCCAGCACCGACATCGCGGTGGACTTCCGGCTGGTGGCGGCCACCAACCGCAACCTGCGTGACCTGGTGGCGCAGGACCTGTTTCGGGCTGACTTGTATTACCGCCTGGCGGTGATCGAACTCAAGGTGCCGAATCTGGAAGAGCGGGGCGGCGACGAAAAAGTGGCAATCTTCCAACGCTTGCTGGAAGACGTGGTGCAGGAAGTGTCGGTCACGTTGCCAACCTGGCTGATCAGCTTGGTGGCGTCGACTCGCTACGCAGGCAATGTGCGTGAACTGCGCAATATTGCTGAGCGTGTCGGCATTATTCGCCGCCAACTCGGCGA contains these protein-coding regions:
- a CDS encoding DUF3613 domain-containing protein: MHLIPKLARSQVPDAQVRCRQLLLGLVLSGTAWLAHAQPAPQPSTAMTAAPNVGAVPSAPGRAPVVGATARHLLEAQSSGRIAAPGKPMSGATASASWKRYVDTFSHPVPEFFESRVGKKTSE
- a CDS encoding TadG family pilus assembly protein, whose translation is MRPRLSRAHIGPARQRGAIVIAASMAILVCIALLASADIGYLFYIKREFQKSADLAALAGSQKLPNPCASGGAASPTSAATANATSNLSTHNFSTPPVVTVNCGIWSSLTPSSPAGSEGGRYFVIGGTPTTINAVQVVITGSAPAMMPFIATRTVRASAVAIRDQPSAVISTGSQLASLRLGGLNAAVLGPDGAARITLDGLLGRLGIPVAADIGVGELNALLAANKISVGTLIAASASALPASGAALSTQLGVLRQAVEANATLSAAKVQLGGANSPVSLFTGVGSSATQDSASLARAALHTELKVTDLVSAAIGIASSTNAVAVPGLNLAGINVTAGIVSPPSVAAGPVGTTARQAQVRLFVDIDSSTIPVVGPVALALETRVHLPLFIDVARGTARINAISCSSAPRTVDVLVNQSILGACVGKVADATRFSAQGLCDAATPTDLQPEVLLKLLGSNLLTTSIRTDALTSTELLPGMVAGETRSSSNSLPIGSTISNLIGTLTATLGRLTTTTPPPSSTANQVAVDSANLYLAATPKDAFGRYQIDSLIGLLQNGKSDGSLAALGTWDMPVPYACGPLNLLTCYSTGSVWASFKATVTGASTGVLGGVLGTALGGLVVNNCYGLISSLLNYNNCIASNLVSYLQTKPGGVLQPPSSGACNTLLCTALKPVTDGLTSVLNTVGSTLASTLSSTLGLSLGQTSVTVQAISCGNVRIVY
- a CDS encoding sigma 54-interacting transcriptional regulator, which codes for MATKPARKPQAATVDFDVYVWEGKSDIVERVSACLGHLDIDVVRADGLEATTEKRAQSSTVAIISVSAIDQPNFTAPDWRSRHSMPVIWVTAEPRGVDPRVYPPDYENILALDFSCAELRTLLFRLVGDIRAGLAPTSRAEPLVATSVSMRQLLTEVEAFADCDASVLVHGETGVGKERIAQMLHEGHSRYGAGPFVAVNCGAIPDGLFESHFFGHAKGAFTGAQFTHKGYFEQATGGTLFLDEIGDLPLYQQVKLLRVLESSAVTRLGSSTDIAVDFRLVAATNRNLRDLVAQDLFRADLYYRLAVIELKVPNLEERGGDEKVAIFQRLLEDVVQEVSVTLPTWLISLVASTRYAGNVRELRNIAERVGIIRRQLGDWDRARIERVFAPLAQASGASRNPRDTAERERVISALDANGWRRQDTAQHLGISRKVLWEKMRKYQIAGAEAEPAGEVD